From one Triticum urartu cultivar G1812 chromosome 3, Tu2.1, whole genome shotgun sequence genomic stretch:
- the LOC125546409 gene encoding uncharacterized protein LOC125546409 — MECNKDEALRAKQIAERKFESKDLQGAKKFALKAKSLFPDLEGIMQLIITFDVYLTSELKVAGENDYYSILSVDTSADDETVKKQYRKLALLLHPDKNKSVGAEGAFQLVKEAWTVLSDKTKRLLYDQKRKVVVLQQKTAQSNRTSATQGATNGFENFAAKSPAFKPRANKPKTGSTTSAARQRPTPPPQRPPPHHQAPAPAPPPAMKDTFWTSCNKCKMNFEYLRVYINHTLLCPSCRDPFLAKEVPVPPTEDVHAVRGSNISGAPQDASTGRNFQWGPFSRAAGAASATASSSAAAQAANMVHQTYEKVKREREEAQAVARREEAFQRKHNPLKRQADVSMNHGMGDTAFGKKMRTDAGVGSSIPSGPWAQFARMPVGTIPFSTNSAFEFQIVNGVPTWKPRPVTRLSVTKIFSNSDLKRILIDKMKSDLKEKLSEIRSRPIQVTVDGPASKKYVEVSKATVDSTAKKDVCVDPVENGSANSNGSADSTAAGNEEEDPMSYTVPDPDFHDFDKDRTEECFQSDQIWASYDDDDGMPRFYTFIQKVISLNPFKVKISYLESKTNSEFGPLSWVSSGFAKTCGDFRIAKHEICDVVNMFSHQIKWEKGPRGVVKVYPREGDIWALYRNWSPDWDGDTADNVLHVYDLVEVLDDYDEDHGISVIPLVKVTGFRTVFQRHQNRDVIKRIPKEEMFRFSHQVPFYRLSGEEAPNVPKDSYEVDPAAIPKELLQGITETAEEAEGTSKSS, encoded by the coding sequence ATGGAGTGCAACAAGGATGAGGCCCTTAGAGCGAAGCAAATTGCAGAGAGGAAGTTTGAATCCAAGGACCTGCAGGGTGccaagaaattcgcactcaaggCCAAGTCTCTCTTTCCGGATCTCGAGGGCATTATGCAGCTGATCATCACCTTTGATGTTTACCTTACCTCAGAACTGAAGGTTGCTGGTGAGAATGACTATTACTCTATCCTCTCTGTGGACACGTCAGCAGATGATGAAACAGTGAAGAAGCAGTACAGGAAGTTGGCACTTCTACTCCATCCTGACAAGAACAAATCAGTGGGCGCTGAGGGTGCTTTCCAGTTGGTTAAAGAGGCATGGACTGTGTTATCTGATAAAACCAAGAGACTGTTGTATGATCAAAAAAGGAAAGTAGTTGTACTACAACAGAAGACAGCCCAATCAAATAGGACAAGTGCAACTCAAGGTGCAACCAATGGCTTTGAGAATTTCGCAGCCAAATCACCTGCTTTCAAGCCAAGAGCAAACAAGCCAAAGACAGGGTCAACAACATCTGCAGCGCGCCAGCGCCCGACCCCACCCCCACAGCGACCGCCTCCTCATCATCAGGCTCCTGCTCCTGCTCCACCTCCAGCAATGAAGGACACATTTTGGACCTCATGCAACAAATGCAAGATGAATTTTGAATATCTCAGAGTGTATATAAATCATACTCTTCTCTGCCCTAGCTGCCGCGACCCATTCCTTGCAAAAGAGGTACCGGTGCCACCAACTGAGGATGTTCATGCAGTACGGGGCTCAAACATCAGTGGTGCACCTCAAGATGCAAGCACTGGGAGAAATTTTCAGTGGGGTCCATTCTCAAGGGCAGCTGGTGCAGCCAGTGCTACTGCATCATCATCTGCTGCTGCTCAAGCTGCTAATATGGTTCATCAGACATATGAGAAAGttaagagagagagggaggaggcaCAAGCAGTAGCAAGAAGGGAAGAAGCTTTTCAGAGGAAGCACAATCCTCTAAAAAGGCAAGCAGATGTGTCAATGAACCATGGAATGGGCGATACTGCATTTGGAAAGAAGATGAGAACTGATGCTGGAGTTGGTTCATCCATTCCCTCAGGTCCATGGGCCCAATTTGCTAGAATGCCAGTTGGAACTATACCATTTTCAACCAACAGTGCCTTTGAGTTTCAGATTGTTAATGGTGTGCCCACTTGGAAGCCCAGGCCTGTTACTCGGCTCAGCGTAACTAAGATTTTCTCTAACTCAGATCTTAAGAGAATTTTGATTGACAAGATGAAGAGCGATTTGAAGGAGAAGCTAAGTGAGATACGAAGTAGGCCAATCCAAGTTACTGTTGATGGTCCAGCGAGCAAGAAATATGTTGAGGTTAGCAAAGCAACAGTTGATTCTACTGCAAAGAAAGATGTTTGTGTGGATCCAGTGGAGAATGGTTCTGCTAATAGCAATGGTTCTGCTGATAGCACAGCTGCTGGAAATGAAGAAGAGGACCCTATGTCTTATACTGTTCCTGATCCTGATTTCCATGATTTTGATAAGGATCGTACCGAGGAATGTTTTCAGAGTGATCAAATATGGGCTTCATACGACGATGATGATGGCATGCCTCGTTTCTACACATTTATTCAGAAAGTTATCTCCTTGAACCCGTTTAAGGTCAAAATAAGTTACCTCGAGTCGAAGACGAATAGTGAATTTGGACCATTGAGTTGGGTTTCTTCTGGCTTTGCAAAGACGTGTGGTGATTTCAGGATTGCCAAACATGAAATCTGTGATGTGGTCAACATGTTCTCTCACCAGATTAAATGGGAGAAAGGCCCACGTGGGGTGGTCAAAGTTTACCCACGGGAAGGCGATATTTGGGCTTTGTACAGAAACTGGTCCCCTGATTGGGATGGAGATACTGCAGATAATGTGCTGCATGTCTATGATCTGGTTGAGGTACTGGATGATTATGACGAAGATCATGGAATCTCTGTAATTCCCTTGGTTAAGGTTACTGGATTTCGGACAGTTTTTCAGCGTCACCAGAACCGGGACGTCATCAAGAGGATTCCAAAAGAGGAGATGTTTCGGTTTTCACATCAGGTCCCCTTCTATAGGTTGTCAGGGGAAGAAGCTCCAAACGTCCCCAAAGATAGCTATGAGGTAGACCCAGCTGCAATTCCTAAGGAACTTCTTCAGGGGATCACAGAAACAGCGGAGGAGGCAGAAGGAACTTCTAAATCCAGTTGA